One window of the Archangium primigenium genome contains the following:
- a CDS encoding DUF1611 domain-containing protein, with product MNDPRLVLLLNTHMPQVLGTGPLLDEPENWLFEALTETYLPLLRMLTRWDARRFTGTWVMSFTPCLVEQLLTCEARYTQYLHLLGRIATRELERTSRLELYNRFERYPQARSDEELGRMHRTAGMYLRRVEDSLAFLQEHSLRDVLGQLGRETPPGVQLWTSTPQHNFLPFFTPATADRFVARGVESFADVFGRAPDGLWLPECAFQPGLERVLTRRGVHRTALSLQGIGAYLPNDPSGVFRHDALEVLVHDYRVALNLWKSPEATFPSHPVYREFFRDLGHDVVPEYFDELGVPIPAHKRGQAWTGIKYHAVSGANVGLGHKALYDVEAARAQVPHHVRAFWELLDARRALVQDGRTFVLAFDTELFGHWWHEGIDWLEGVLQPETTPALPPPAPPEPPAVPRLYYSTWGRDFYSEHWLTPDNCWMYALIKQVEAHLPPPEGPEHQETWRLFELFSGSDLPFMMPDPSQRERAREMFLERYAQVLSRLPPFEPGLLAAYPVDPFKCLLVYVGVPGDAPAPPFVLQRLSQEDARAQHPREITLEPEVVDVAGLRVCFQYFLLHPLGHYALRVEGEAPVHTFRMPDYGVPLLITQDGQALPKYDTQSLYQQLGEIWEGDERLPLKAAPTVRSRHVYTREALEGVLRGRRAAVFKYNKEGYALLRFREQALAPPRIVFDDQMALEDAGTYIQAGPTSVPVSNDPAAIARHDFDAVIFTSSLNFESEVPHVRALLEVATRRGLPVVSLYDDILYYDLFEGLDVDPERFYRVAVPEQDALAAREPERYPPRNVLGVFGTDTVQGKFTTQLYLREALARHLRVRHHATEPTGILLGADTGYSRVLHVELSQRRAFERRLMADLAEGCDLVLTGGQNGLLYTPPGGTRRDNASTLIYGTFLPRLVVLTVAVDTPAQDVRATCEYLDTLAREHGVPCEVVGLAMMGGRKLHGSRWTETWFLGVRDEVLDEARHRLARGTGLRVYAIPEEADSLARAVLTCL from the coding sequence ATGAACGACCCCCGCCTCGTCCTCCTGCTCAACACGCACATGCCCCAGGTGTTGGGCACGGGCCCCCTCCTCGACGAGCCAGAGAACTGGCTCTTCGAGGCGCTGACGGAGACCTACCTTCCGCTCCTGCGGATGCTGACGCGGTGGGATGCGCGGCGCTTCACCGGCACGTGGGTGATGTCCTTCACCCCGTGCCTGGTGGAGCAGCTGCTCACCTGCGAGGCGCGCTACACCCAGTACCTGCACCTGCTCGGACGCATCGCCACGCGCGAGCTGGAGCGCACCTCGCGGCTGGAGCTGTACAACCGCTTCGAGCGCTACCCCCAGGCGCGCTCCGACGAGGAGCTGGGCCGGATGCACCGCACGGCGGGCATGTACCTGCGGCGCGTGGAAGACAGCCTCGCCTTCCTCCAGGAGCACTCGCTGCGCGACGTGCTCGGGCAGCTCGGGCGCGAGACGCCGCCCGGCGTGCAGCTGTGGACGTCCACGCCCCAGCACAACTTCCTGCCCTTCTTCACGCCCGCCACCGCGGACCGGTTCGTGGCGCGCGGCGTGGAGTCCTTCGCGGACGTCTTCGGCCGCGCTCCGGATGGGCTCTGGCTGCCGGAGTGCGCCTTCCAGCCGGGACTCGAGCGCGTGCTCACGCGCCGGGGGGTGCACCGCACCGCGCTCAGCCTCCAGGGCATTGGTGCCTACCTGCCCAATGATCCGAGCGGCGTGTTCCGCCATGACGCGCTGGAGGTGCTCGTCCACGACTACCGGGTCGCCCTGAACCTGTGGAAGTCGCCCGAGGCCACCTTCCCGTCGCACCCCGTGTACCGGGAGTTCTTCCGGGACCTGGGCCACGACGTGGTGCCCGAGTACTTCGACGAGCTGGGCGTGCCCATTCCCGCCCACAAGCGCGGCCAGGCGTGGACGGGCATCAAGTACCACGCGGTGAGTGGCGCGAACGTGGGGCTGGGCCACAAGGCGCTCTATGACGTGGAGGCCGCGCGCGCCCAGGTCCCCCACCACGTGCGGGCCTTCTGGGAGCTGCTCGACGCGCGGCGCGCGCTGGTGCAGGACGGACGGACGTTCGTGCTGGCGTTCGACACCGAGCTGTTCGGCCACTGGTGGCACGAGGGCATCGACTGGCTCGAGGGCGTGCTCCAGCCCGAGACGACGCCCGCGCTCCCGCCCCCGGCTCCTCCCGAGCCTCCGGCCGTGCCGCGGCTCTACTATTCGACGTGGGGCCGCGACTTCTACAGCGAGCACTGGCTGACGCCGGACAACTGCTGGATGTACGCGCTCATCAAGCAGGTGGAGGCGCACCTGCCGCCGCCCGAGGGGCCCGAGCACCAGGAGACGTGGCGCCTCTTCGAGCTGTTCAGCGGCAGCGACCTGCCCTTCATGATGCCGGATCCCTCCCAGCGCGAGCGCGCCCGGGAGATGTTCCTCGAGCGCTACGCCCAGGTCCTCTCGCGCTTGCCCCCGTTCGAGCCCGGACTGCTCGCCGCCTACCCGGTGGATCCCTTCAAGTGCCTGCTCGTGTACGTGGGCGTGCCGGGGGATGCGCCCGCCCCGCCCTTCGTCCTCCAGCGGCTGTCCCAGGAGGACGCGCGCGCCCAACATCCGCGGGAGATCACCCTGGAGCCCGAGGTCGTCGACGTGGCGGGCCTGCGCGTGTGCTTCCAATACTTCCTGCTGCATCCGCTCGGCCACTACGCGCTGCGCGTGGAGGGAGAGGCGCCCGTGCACACCTTCCGGATGCCGGACTACGGCGTGCCGCTGCTCATCACGCAGGACGGGCAGGCCCTTCCCAAGTACGACACGCAGTCGCTCTACCAGCAGCTCGGGGAGATCTGGGAGGGCGACGAGCGGCTGCCGTTGAAGGCCGCGCCCACCGTGCGCAGCCGCCACGTGTACACGCGCGAGGCGCTGGAGGGGGTGCTCCGGGGACGGCGCGCCGCGGTCTTCAAGTACAACAAGGAAGGCTACGCGCTCTTGCGCTTCCGCGAGCAGGCACTGGCGCCGCCGCGGATCGTCTTCGACGACCAGATGGCGCTCGAGGACGCGGGCACGTACATCCAGGCGGGCCCCACGTCGGTGCCGGTGAGCAACGATCCCGCGGCCATCGCCCGGCACGACTTCGACGCGGTCATCTTCACGAGCTCGCTCAACTTCGAGTCCGAGGTGCCGCACGTGCGCGCCTTGCTGGAAGTGGCGACGCGCCGGGGCCTGCCCGTGGTGTCGCTGTACGACGACATCCTCTATTACGACCTGTTCGAGGGGTTGGACGTCGACCCGGAGCGCTTCTACCGGGTGGCCGTGCCCGAGCAGGACGCGCTCGCCGCGCGGGAGCCGGAGCGCTATCCGCCGCGCAACGTGCTCGGTGTGTTCGGCACGGACACGGTGCAGGGCAAGTTCACCACGCAGCTCTACCTGCGCGAGGCCCTGGCGCGGCACCTGCGCGTGCGCCACCACGCCACCGAGCCCACCGGCATCCTGCTGGGCGCGGACACGGGGTACTCGCGCGTGCTGCACGTGGAGCTGTCCCAGCGGCGGGCCTTCGAGCGGCGGCTGATGGCGGACCTGGCCGAGGGGTGCGATCTGGTGCTCACCGGCGGGCAGAACGGTCTGCTCTACACGCCGCCGGGAGGGACCCGGCGCGACAACGCCTCCACGCTCATCTACGGCACGTTCCTGCCCCGGCTGGTGGTGCTGACCGTGGCGGTGGACACGCCGGCCCAGGACGTCCGGGCCACGTGCGAGTACCTGGACACGCTGGCGCGCGAGCACGGTGTGCCCTGCGAGGTGGTGGGGCTCGCGATGATGGGCGGGCGCAAGCTGCACGGCAGCCGGTGGACCGAGACGTGGTTCCTCGGTGTGCGCGACGAGGTCCTGGACGAGGCCCGGCACCGGCTGGCGCGGGGGACGGGCCTGCGCGTCTACGCCATTCCCGAGGAAGCCGACTCGCTCGCGCGGGCCGTGCTCACCTGTCTGTGA
- the rd gene encoding rubredoxin, giving the protein MALTKYRCLPCNHIYDPAEGDPTSGIPAGTAFADLPEDWICPDCGASKADFEPMEE; this is encoded by the coding sequence ATGGCCCTGACCAAGTACCGTTGCCTGCCGTGCAACCACATCTACGATCCCGCCGAGGGAGACCCCACCTCGGGCATTCCCGCCGGGACCGCCTTCGCGGATCTGCCCGAGGACTGGATCTGCCCGGACTGTGGCGCCTCCAAGGCGGATTTCGAACCCATGGAGGAGTGA